The Tolypothrix sp. NIES-4075 DNA window GCAAGCGCAGACTACGCGAACACGCAGCGTGTCTGATAGCGTTTGCGTGGGGTTAGCTATATGACTCAGGGAGCCTTACCATTGGCGATCGCTCTTCAGTATGTATTCAATTTCTATCATCAGTTCCTTAGTGGTTGGCAGTGTATTTCTGGTGACTGGTATTGTCAAAGCACTGACACCTCAGACGTTTATTATCCACATCACTAAATTATGGAACCCACAGGTTTTTACGAAGCAGTTTCAGGAAGTATTGCTGGTAAAATCTATGCAGAAATTTTTCGTTCTAATTTAAACTGGTTGATTCCAAAAAGTTGTTTAATTAAACCACTAGCCTCTGAAGCTACAGCACTACGTCCAGACGTGATTGTTCTAGATCAAGCAGAACTTAAAGCGGAACCGCTTTGGCAAAAAGAACCTATTATCTGTAATGGTAGTAGAATTAGGCTCGTTGCCGAAGTTGTGAGTCAGTGCAGCGCTAATTTTGATGAACTTGCAGCAAAGTGGCTAACTAGGGGAAAATTATCTCATGCCTTTTGCCTTGATTAAAAGTATCCTACCCCAACCTCAAACTCGTCGCGTCCGCACCCCCACGCTGCTGCAAATTGAAGCAACCGAATGCGGTGCTGCTGCTTTGGGAATTATTTTAGGCTATTACTCGCGCATTGTCCCCTTGGCAGAATTGCGACGGGAGTGTGGCGTCTCACGAGATGGTAGCAACGCCCTTAACATCGTCAAAGCAGCGAGGAACTATGGCTTAAACGCCAAAGGTTTCAAACCGTCTCTAGAAAGCCTCAAAACCCTGACTCCCCCCTACATTGTCTTCTGGAATTTCAACCACTTTCTTGTGGTGGAAGGGTTCGCCAAAAACCACGTCTACCTCAACGACCCAGCCACAGGACGCCGGACAGTTTCTATTGAAGAGTTTGACCGTGCTTACACTGGTGTCGCGTTAATGATGCAACCAGGAGCAGAATTTAAACCAGGCGGTCAAAAAAGTAACATTATTACTGCTTTAGTCTCACGCTTGCAACACTCACGCAGCACTATCATATTCTGCTTTATAGTAGGGCTTTTACTGACAGTTCCTCGGTTGGCAGTGCCTGGTTTTACTCAAATTTTTGTGGATGAAATTCTCATTTCTGAGCGACAAGACTGGATACGACCGCTGGTAATAGGAATGGTTCTCACTGGTGTGCTACAAGCACTACTTGCCAGACTGCGGCTTACCTACCTGCGCTTGCTAATGCTGAAGTTGTCAGTCACGCTGTCGGGGCAGTTTCTCTGGCATATTCTCCGCTTGCCAGTTGGGTTTTATGCTCAACGCTTTGCAGGTGAAATCAGCAGTCGGGTGTCACTCAACGATAAAGTAGCAGATATACTCTCAGGTCGTCTTGCTACCACGGTCATCGACGCGGTGATGATGGTCTTTTACTTTCTGATTATGCTTCAGTATGACCTTGTACTGAGTGCGATCGCTGTTGGTTTTGCTGCTATCAACTTTTTCGCCCTCCAGTGGCTATCGCAAACGCGGGTCGATGCCAATATGAAGCTGGCGGCTGAATATGGTAAGGTCAATGGAGTGGCGATCGCTGGCATTCAAACAATAGAAACAATCAAAGCTTCCGGGCTTGAGTCTGACTCATTTGCTAAATTCGCCGGCTACTATGCCAAAGCACTCAATGCCCAGCAAGAATTGGCTTTACAAACTCAAATTCTGACAATAATACCTACTCTTTTAACAGCACTAACCACGGCTTCTATTTTAATTGTCGGCGGCTTCCGAGTGATGAACGGTAGCCTCAGTATTGGGATGCTAGTTGCGTACCAAAGTTTAACAGCCAGTTTCCTACAGCCTATCAACAGTCTGGTCAATTTCGGCAGTTTGTTGCAAGATTTAGAAGCTGATTTAAACCGCCTTGATGACGTACTGCAAAACGCTGTTGATGCAGAAACAGAGAGGGGACAAGGGGGACAAGGGGAAATTTCTGCCTTGTCTTTCCCCACTCTCCCACTTTCCCACTCCCCCACTCCTCCACTTCCCTTCCAACTACAGGGCTACGTTGAGTTGCAAAATATTACCTTTGGCTACAGCCGCGTGGACGCTCCCTTGATTGAGAACTTTAACCTGTTTCTCAAGCCGGGACAACGAGTGGCAATAGTGGGTGGTAGTGGTTCTGGTAAGTCTACAATAGCCAAGCTAGTTTGTGGTCTTTACGAGCCTTGGTCGGGGGAAATTTACTTTGATGGGGTATCCAGAACTCAGATTTCTCGCTCTGTTTTGGCGAATTCTTTGGCAATGGTAGAACAAGATATTTTTCTATTTGCTGGGACAGTTCGGGAAAATCTTACGCTGTGGGATTCAACAGTATCACAAGCTGACTTAGTGCGGGCTTGCTCTGATGCAGTTATTCACGATTTGGTTTTATCCATGCCTGGGGGATACGATGCCAAACTGATTGAAGCGGGAATGAACATCAGTGGCGGACAGCGCCAGCGCTTAGAAATTGCCCGTGCAATGGTTCGGAATCCCTCAGTGTTGGTCATGGATGAAGCAACTTCTGCGCTGGATGCTCAAACAGAATTGATTATTGATAGGAATTTGCGGCGACGCGGTTGTTCTTGTATTGTCATCGCTCACCGACTCAGTACGATTCGAGATTGTGATGAAATTATTGTATTGGAGCAAGGTAAAGTTGTGCAGCGGGGTACGCATGAGGAGTTGTGGCACTCAAGGGGGAAATATGCCCAGTTGCTTCGTACTGAAGAATGATTAGATTGCTGCGCTCAAACCCAAGTCAAGAACGTTACATTATATGCCTTATTCTACTCGCCCACAATTGTCGCTTTACCCCACCCCGGTTTTGTCTTGCGCCAAAACCTCCCCTCCCCTTAGCAAGGCTATGCATTACCGGGATCTTTCTTAACATTGCTCAAAGACAGGCAGGACAAGAATGGTGGCGGTGAAAGAGGTTGTGGGGGGTTGACAGGAGGAATACTAGATGGGTAGGAAGAGAATATTAGGGCAGGCGATCGTTAATTATAAAGGGGGTGGATGATGCACTCTTGGGCAGCTTCGGAACTGCGACACGCGGATTTGGGAGATACTCGACGCAAAAAACGATTAATCAGAATAGTAGAAGACTTGGTAGGACAACCGGGTGAAAGCGTACCCCAAGCGTGAGGAAAATCCGCCACTCTTAATTACTGCAATTAGTTGGTTGCTATTAACCACTCTGGATGTAAACGGCGTTGATGATGTTGTACGCTGTGTGAGTTGGTACAGTTATCGTTGGTTAATTGAACGTTATCATTACACTTTAAAAAGCGGCTGTAGTATTGAAAAACTGCAATTGGAGACAGCCCGTAGAATTGAGATGGCACTTGCCACATATTCGATTGTCGCATGGCGCTTACTATGGCTTACGTATGAAGCAAGAATTAATCCTGAACAACCTTGTGACACAGTTTTAGAAACCTATGAATGGCAGTCTTTATGTGCCACCATTTCCCAAACTTCAAATCCACCACCCGAACCACCATCATTACGAGATGCTGTCCTTTTTATTGCCTATCTTGGTGGCTTTTTAGGCAGAAAAGGTGATGGAGAACCTGGAGTCAAAACTATTTGGCGAGGTTTACGGCGATTACACGACATTGCTGCCACCTGGAAATTGCTTCACTCCAATTTCCACCATAGCGCTTGTAGTTAACGATCGCCCGTGATAATGCCCAATCTACATATTTACTTATCTTTGTCAAGTTCTTCAATAATGTCTCCCTCCACAATCCTATTTATATCTAACTTCTGCCAATGTTAAGAAAGATCCCGGTAATGCATAGCCTTAGCAAGGGGAGGGGTAAGGGGTGGGGTCAAATCAACGTGGAATCAAGGCTTAAACGTGATTGTTGACACCAATGGGCTAGACGAAAGCCCCTACCGGGCTGCGTCTATTGTATGCAAGTGAGATTCACTTAGATAATCTATGTTTTGCCAGAAAAGAAATCTTCAACCAAAATTCTCTTACCATATTACCACCCCCTGCAACAATCGCGAGTTCAACTTCAGCTCACGGGAATGTCGGAAGTCTTTTTGTATGCCATCAAAAAAGCTATTGTATTTTTGATCCCAATCGGTGCATGAGCGATCGCAGCTACCCCAATGCCATAAGCACTGCAAGCATAGAGGAAACCATACGCCGGACTCACGGATAAAAATATTACAATACACTACCCAAATGGTTGCCCCCATCTCTGCCAGCATTCTTTATTAAACGGCGACTTCCATTTTTGAATCAGTGCCTGCTCTAACTGCTGCCTTGGTTTAGTCTGCACCTGGGTATCCCACCAAAACGCGATATTTACTGCTGTCTGCAACCCATATTGATTCGTGCATCTGCGGTAGTAAATTGCCTTTTCCCCAGAGCGTGATAAATCATTTCTGCGCTTTTCCCAAGCTTCAATCTCAGTTTTTAAGCTAGCTTGGTCAGGAATACGACGTTAAAGACATTTTCTGGTGTTAGAGAAACAATGTATTTTTTCTTCGGCATTAGATACACGCATTGCTTTGAGTATCTACAGATTACACTGTTCGTGTATCCATCAATTATTTATTGACAGACTACTAGCAGTGGTATCGCTTAATCCAAAATCTAACTAAACTTTACAATAGCTTTAATTTTTACTTCTCTAAATCATGAAAATTAGTTTTTTTGGAAATGTTTCTCGATCGCGCTAGCAGTAGTCAATTACAACGAATTTACAAAGTTACTACAAAGAAGGGTTTGCTAATATTCATTGGTGAAATGAAGCGATCGCGGCGATCGCTCAATTGTGTTGGTGATTTTCTTTATTTAAAACTCAAGAGTCAAAAGACGGCAAACACCACTAGATAGTTACGGTTCACCCTAATTACTGAAAGTGCTTATTCTCATACATTAGACGAAGTGGAAGCAAATGAATCAATGAGCCGATTAGACAAGCCTTGAAGCAACCGTCCCAAACAAGGTTCGGGAAACCCTCCTTCATAGACTGCCTACACAGGCTCAGTATATATATCAGCATACTTGGGATTAAAGCCCCAGGATTGCCAAAACAAAGGTATTCATGCTGAACTGGCTGTTTTCTTAAAGTTGGTTCAAAATTTAGTCCTAATTACTCCCATTCATTTTCATTCGTTTGTAGTTATACGGAGCCAGAGCGTAAAATGGCAAAAGTAGTTGGAATTGACTTAGGTACGACAAACTCCTGCGTCGCAGTGATGGAAGGTGGTAAACCCACAGTTATTGCTAACGCGGAAGGTTTTCGGACAACGCCTAGTGTGGTAGCATTTGCAAAAAATGGCGATCGCTTGGTTGGACAAATCGCCAAGCGTCAAGCGGTGATGAACCCGGAAAACACCTTTTACTCGGTGAAACGCTTCATCGGACGCCGTTACGACGAAGTAACCAAAGAAACTACTGAAGTTTCTTACAAAGTCGTCAGCAGCAGCGGTAACGTCAAGATAGAATCTCCCGGACTTAACAAATCATTTGCACCAGAAGAAATTTCTGCACAAGTTCTTCGCAAACTAGTTGAAGACGCTAGTAAATACCTTGGCGAAACTGTTACCCAAGCTGTAATTACCGTTCCCGCTTACTTCAACGACTCGCAACGCCAAGCCACCAAAGATGCTGGTAAAATTGCGGGGATCGAAGTTCTGCGGATTATCAACGAACCTACAGCAGCTTCTTTGGCATACGGGTTTGATAAAAAAAGTAACGAAACCATCTTAGTATTTGACCTTGGTGGTGGTACTTTCGACGTGTCTGTCCTCGAAGTAGGTGATGGCGTATTTGAAGTACTAGCGACATCTGGTGATACTCACCTTGGTGGTGACGACTTCGATAAAAAAATCGTTGACTATTTAGCCGACCAGTTTAAGAAAGACGAAGGTGTCGAACTCCGTAAAGATAGACAAGCTTTACAACGTTTGACTGAAGCCGCAGAAAAAGCAAAAATTGAACTTTCTAGCGTCAGCCAAGCAGAAATCAACTTGCCATTTATCACCGCTACCCAGGATGGTCCCAAGCACCTGGATATGACCTTGACTCGCGGTAAGTTTGAAGAACTTTGTTCCGACTTAATCGACCGTTGCCGCATTCCTGTAGAAAATGCGCTACGTGATGCTAAATTAAGCAAAAACGATATTGATGAAGTCGTGTTGGTTGGTGGTTCTACCCGCATTCCCGCCGTGCAACAGGTGGTGAAAACTGTTTTGGGTAAAGACCCTAACCAAAGCGTTAACCCTGATGAAGTTGTAGCCGTTGGTGCTGCTATTCAAGCGGGTGTGCTTGCTGGTGATGTTACGGGCATTCTGTTGTTAGATGTGTCACCTTTGTCCTTGGGTGTAGAAACCTTAGGCGGTGTGATGACCAAGATTATCCCTCGCAACACCACTATTCCCACCAAGAAATCGGAAGTCTTCTCTACCGCAGTGGATGGTCAAAGCAACGTGGAAATTCACGTTCTCCAAGGCGAACGCGAAATGTCCAACGATAACAAGAGTTTGGGAACCTTCCGACTTGATGGTATTCCCCCAGCACCTCGCGGTGTACCTCAAATTGAAGTTACCTTTGACATTGACGCTAACGGTATTCTCAACGTTACCGCCAAAGACAAAGGCACTGGTAAGGAACAGTCTATCAGCATTACAGGCGCTTCTACCCTCGACAAAACCGATGTTGAGCGCATGGTAAGAGAAGCTGAACAAAACGCTTCTACTGACAAAGAGCGTCGTGAGAAAATTGAACGCAAGAATCAAGCCGATTCGTTGTCATACCAAGCTGAGAAGCAGTTGCAAGAATTAGGCGACAAAGTTCCCGAAGCTGACAAAACCAAAGTTGAAGGTTTGGTGAAAGACTTACGGGATGCTATTTCCAAGGAAGACGACGAGCAAATCAAGAAGTTGATGCCAGAATTACAACAAGCGCTATTTGCTGTTGGTAGCAATCTTTATCAACAAGGTGGTGGCGGTGCTACTGGAGGTGCTGAACCTCAAGATGGCGGTTCTACCTCTTCTGGTAGCGGTAGCGGTGATGATGTGATTGATGCTGATTTCACTGAATCTAAGTAAGTTGCTAATGGCTAATCGCTAATAACACCATCCAAGGTCTGTCCTTGGGTGGTTATTTTTATTTGTTAATTAATTCATGGTTATAAGTAATTCGTAGTCAGCAATTTACCGCTCAAAATCCTTGCCATGAGCGGTAAACCGCTCACTACGATTCATCGCTGAGTAAGGAGAGAAAAAGTGAGATATCCACAATACACACCTTGGATGTTGAAAGGCTACGCTATCTCAACTGTGCATTTAGTTGATGTTGATAAGGTGCGCCACTTTATCCCCTCTGAGTTAAATATTATTTCTGTGTTGCCTGGGAAAACTCTGTGTGTGGTATATGTATCTCATTACGGGTCGGGTTCGGTGTTGGAATACAGTGAGTTAATTGTCATCCCGGCTTTGGTGAGTTATGAAGGTAAATTCGGCGGTTGGGTTTCGCATATTTATGTAGATAATTCTGATTCTGTGGCTGGTGGTCGAGAAATTTGGGGACTACCAAAGGAAATGGCTGAGTTTACCTGGGAAGATAATAAATGTGTAACTGTTCGTCAAAGCAATCGGGTTTTATGTAGTCTTGATTACAAGCAACAAAGCTTAACTTGGCGACAGCGGTTAGGCGGTTCTGCTTTTAGTACGATGGGTAATGATTTGTTGATGTTTGGCGCTGAATTTGAGTCTCGCTTGGGTTTGATTGGTTCTAGGTTAGAAGTTCCAGGTGAAAGTCCTTTTGCGGGGATCAATTTGGGTCAGCCTTTTTTAACGGTGAGGTGCGAGGAGATGAGTTTGCAAATTGCGGCGCCACAAGTTGTGGGACAAACAAATTATGACCGAATAACGAACCGCCAAGAAGCCAAGGTTGCCAAGGAATAAGAGGAGCGAGTTTTGCATAAGTCCCCCAGATCAGCGCGATCGCCTGTACGATTATGCCAGTAACAAAAATGTAATACGCATATTTCAATAATTCTTTATTTTTATCGTAAATAAAAGGGTTTAAGACCCCTACCTCTACAGGTAGACCCAGTTTCAGTCGGGGTTTAAATCCCCGTCTGAAATTGTCTTTAATTTTGAATTTTGAATTTTGAATTTTGAATTGTTATTCCCTTTCCCCTTTCCCCTTTCCCCTTTCCCCTTCTTTTTTGTGTTAAACGTGCCACTATAGGATATGTAGCGCCAACCAAATTCAGCAATAGGAAGGCAGGCATAACGTAGTGCAGATAACATTTTTAGGGACGAGTTCTGGTGTACCGACGCGATCACGCAATGTTTCTAGCGTTGCTCTGAGATTACCACAAAGGGCGGAAATGTGGTTATTTGATTGTGGCGAAGGTACTCAGCATCAAATTATACGGAGTGAGCTAAAAATCAGCCAACTCTCCCGAATTTTTATCACTCACATGCACGGCGACCATATTTTTGGTTTAATGGGTCTTCTGGCGACTTGCGGTTTAGCTGGTAATGTAGACCGAATTGATGTTTATGGTCCTCCGGGATTGAATGAATATTTGCAAGCTGCCTCGCGCTACTCTCACACTCACTTTTCTTACCCTTTAAAAGTTCACGTTGTCCGTCCTGGGATAATTTACGAGGACGATGAATTTACCGTTAGCTGCGGTCCTTTGCAACACCGCATCACGGCTTTTGGCTACCGCGTCGTCGAAAAAGACCGTTCCGGACGCTTTGATATCGAAAAAGCGAAAGCATTGCAAATTCCTCCCGGTCGAATTTACGGTCAACTCAAGCGGGGTGAAACTGTTACTCTGAACGATGGACGAGTAATTGATGGCACTCAATTGTGCGGACCGACCGAAATCGGACGCAAAATTGCTTATTGTACAGATACAGTTTTTTGTGAAGGTGCAGTAGAATTAGCGCAGGATGCAGATGTGTTAATTCATGAAGCGACTTTTGCCCATCAAGATGCAGATATGGCTTTTCAACGGTTGCACTCGACAACTACAATGGCTGCACAAACTGCTTTAGGTGCAGGGGCACATCGACTGATTATGACTCATTTTAGTCCCCGCTACGCTCCGGGAAATTCCGTAGAGTTAAAGGATTTACTTCACGAAGCCCGTGCTATTTTTCCGAAGACAGACATGGCTTATGATTTTTTCACTTATGAAGTACCCAGACGCCGGGAAGTAGAGTTAACAAAGGCAGGAGTTTGAATTTATCAAATTGGGAATTGGGTTATTTCATTCTTATCTGGCTTGCCTGGGGTGCGACAAAAACATCCGCAGCTGCATAAATTAGAGCTAGGGAGACATCATCGTTGAAGTTTCCCAAGTAGTGACACTTAAAGCCGAAGTTGCTTTGCTCCGTTGGTTGAGAAGCACCAAATACAACTAATTCTAGATTGTCTTTTTCTTTGGTTTGACTTAAGCATAGAGGCGATCGCCTTCGTTGATGTAGACTTTGGCTATGACGACAAATTAGTATTACAAAATATTACGCTGACAATCGAACGCGGTCAGATGGTAGCGTTGGTGGAAGCTTCTGGTTCTGGTAAGACAACTATGGCAGACTTGCTGGTGCGCTTTTACGATCCTACCGCTGGGAAGATTTTGATTGATAAAGTTGACTTGCGGCAATATCAGCTAGCTTCACTGCGTTCTCAACTTGCGGTGGTGAGTCAAGATACTTTTATTTTTAATACGTCTGTTCGCGATAACATTGCTTATGGGTTAGAAAATGTGGACGACGCAGCAATTGAAGAAGCAGCTAGACTTGCCAATGCTTGGGAATTTATTTTAGATATGCCGGAAAAATTTGCGACTAAATTAGGCGATCGCGGAGTGCGTTTATCTGGTGGTCAACGTCAGCGAATTGCGATCGCAAGAGCGCTATTACGCAACCCAGAAATTTTGATTCTTGATGAAGCAACCAGCGCTCTCGACTCAGTTTCCGAACGCTTAGTTCAGCAGTCTTTAGAAAAATTAGCAGTTGGACGAACAGTAATTGCGATCGCTCATCGACTATCCACCATTTTCCGCGCAGATAAAATCATCGTACTTGAGCAAGGTCGCATTGTCGAACAAGGAGGATATCAAGAATTAATAACTAAAGGTGGCAAGTTCTGGCAATATCATCAAATGCAGCATGAATTAGTTTAAATGAAAAAGAGGGGAAAAGGCGAGCCACTGCGTTGGGCAGCTTTGCCGACTTGAAGCATGTGGCGTTAAAGGGTAAATGTTGAAGTAATTCAAAGCCAATCGAGTGATTTTAAATAACATTGCTTTGGAAAACAGCAACGAAGTTGCATTTAAAAAAGTCCCTCAAGTTAGCATACCGTTAGAAGCAGTCCAGTGTTTTGCAAAATATTCAAAGAGCCATTTATACTTTTGGGAAGTTCTATCAAGATTACTTAAACTGGCTAAAGATTTATCTAAGCCATTATCCCTGAATTTGTTAGAATTAGTGTAATGAATTGATACTAGGTTATCAAAACTTCTAATTTGCTTTGATTCGGGAACTCTATTATGTAAAGAAATAGGGTAATTGTACTGTGGAGATAAAGTCCATACCTTTTCTGTCATTGCACATATAGTAGCAGCCATTGTTGTTTGCGAAACATAAAAAATTCCTCCATTTCTTGGTTGTATTTTACTCTCCATAACTTTCTCTAAATTATTTTTCCAATTAGAAAACAAGCCCAAATTTCTTTTGACTACAACCAGTCCTGCATTCCAATAAGCCCTAATATTTTTTTGATCGACTGTAGTAGTCACAAACATATTGTTTTTGGTTCCTACTATTTCATAGAGTTTCTGCCAATACTCTTCATTTGGGTCGTTTTGCCCTTCAGAACCAACATTTTTAATAAAAACAGGACGTACTCCAATATCATATTCTGAAGGTAATAAAACCTCTTCAGGTTCATTAAACAAAATTTGATCGCTATCTAAAAGAACTAAAATATCTGCATCTAGGTTTTCCTCTGCCCAAGTACCAAGACAAGGTTGATTAGCAAAAGCAAAATCTGGATATTTATTATTTAAGAATTCTCTGACATGAACAACATCTAAAGCTTTCAAACTTTTGGAAGTTTTTTGAGAAATTTCTGGAGTATTTC harbors:
- a CDS encoding NHLP family bacteriocin export ABC transporter peptidase/permease/ATPase subunit; this translates as MPFALIKSILPQPQTRRVRTPTLLQIEATECGAAALGIILGYYSRIVPLAELRRECGVSRDGSNALNIVKAARNYGLNAKGFKPSLESLKTLTPPYIVFWNFNHFLVVEGFAKNHVYLNDPATGRRTVSIEEFDRAYTGVALMMQPGAEFKPGGQKSNIITALVSRLQHSRSTIIFCFIVGLLLTVPRLAVPGFTQIFVDEILISERQDWIRPLVIGMVLTGVLQALLARLRLTYLRLLMLKLSVTLSGQFLWHILRLPVGFYAQRFAGEISSRVSLNDKVADILSGRLATTVIDAVMMVFYFLIMLQYDLVLSAIAVGFAAINFFALQWLSQTRVDANMKLAAEYGKVNGVAIAGIQTIETIKASGLESDSFAKFAGYYAKALNAQQELALQTQILTIIPTLLTALTTASILIVGGFRVMNGSLSIGMLVAYQSLTASFLQPINSLVNFGSLLQDLEADLNRLDDVLQNAVDAETERGQGGQGEISALSFPTLPLSHSPTPPLPFQLQGYVELQNITFGYSRVDAPLIENFNLFLKPGQRVAIVGGSGSGKSTIAKLVCGLYEPWSGEIYFDGVSRTQISRSVLANSLAMVEQDIFLFAGTVRENLTLWDSTVSQADLVRACSDAVIHDLVLSMPGGYDAKLIEAGMNISGGQRQRLEIARAMVRNPSVLVMDEATSALDAQTELIIDRNLRRRGCSCIVIAHRLSTIRDCDEIIVLEQGKVVQRGTHEELWHSRGKYAQLLRTEE
- a CDS encoding IS4/Tn5 family transposase DNA-binding protein, whose translation is MHSWAASELRHADLGDTRRKKRLIRIVEDLVGQPGESVPQA
- the dnaK gene encoding molecular chaperone DnaK; this translates as MAKVVGIDLGTTNSCVAVMEGGKPTVIANAEGFRTTPSVVAFAKNGDRLVGQIAKRQAVMNPENTFYSVKRFIGRRYDEVTKETTEVSYKVVSSSGNVKIESPGLNKSFAPEEISAQVLRKLVEDASKYLGETVTQAVITVPAYFNDSQRQATKDAGKIAGIEVLRIINEPTAASLAYGFDKKSNETILVFDLGGGTFDVSVLEVGDGVFEVLATSGDTHLGGDDFDKKIVDYLADQFKKDEGVELRKDRQALQRLTEAAEKAKIELSSVSQAEINLPFITATQDGPKHLDMTLTRGKFEELCSDLIDRCRIPVENALRDAKLSKNDIDEVVLVGGSTRIPAVQQVVKTVLGKDPNQSVNPDEVVAVGAAIQAGVLAGDVTGILLLDVSPLSLGVETLGGVMTKIIPRNTTIPTKKSEVFSTAVDGQSNVEIHVLQGEREMSNDNKSLGTFRLDGIPPAPRGVPQIEVTFDIDANGILNVTAKDKGTGKEQSISITGASTLDKTDVERMVREAEQNASTDKERREKIERKNQADSLSYQAEKQLQELGDKVPEADKTKVEGLVKDLRDAISKEDDEQIKKLMPELQQALFAVGSNLYQQGGGGATGGAEPQDGGSTSSGSGSGDDVIDADFTESK
- a CDS encoding acetoacetate decarboxylase family protein, with the translated sequence MRYPQYTPWMLKGYAISTVHLVDVDKVRHFIPSELNIISVLPGKTLCVVYVSHYGSGSVLEYSELIVIPALVSYEGKFGGWVSHIYVDNSDSVAGGREIWGLPKEMAEFTWEDNKCVTVRQSNRVLCSLDYKQQSLTWRQRLGGSAFSTMGNDLLMFGAEFESRLGLIGSRLEVPGESPFAGINLGQPFLTVRCEEMSLQIAAPQVVGQTNYDRITNRQEAKVAKE
- a CDS encoding ribonuclease Z gives rise to the protein MQITFLGTSSGVPTRSRNVSSVALRLPQRAEMWLFDCGEGTQHQIIRSELKISQLSRIFITHMHGDHIFGLMGLLATCGLAGNVDRIDVYGPPGLNEYLQAASRYSHTHFSYPLKVHVVRPGIIYEDDEFTVSCGPLQHRITAFGYRVVEKDRSGRFDIEKAKALQIPPGRIYGQLKRGETVTLNDGRVIDGTQLCGPTEIGRKIAYCTDTVFCEGAVELAQDADVLIHEATFAHQDADMAFQRLHSTTTMAAQTALGAGAHRLIMTHFSPRYAPGNSVELKDLLHEARAIFPKTDMAYDFFTYEVPRRREVELTKAGV